A window of Aerococcus urinae contains these coding sequences:
- a CDS encoding peptide ABC transporter substrate-binding protein: protein MKLGVKGLGLLFSVLVALAGCSGGSSSASSQKTEITATADGELASLDSIASSDIPTQNVLANVTEGLYRPSIDGGNELGIAAEEPEVSEDGLTYTFKIRDNANWSTGEPVTANDFVFSYRKAVDPNAISENVNKFFVIKNARPISDGELPTDQLGVKAIDDKTLEFTLEAPTPYFKGLLGTPAYLPQSEKLAKEVGDNYGSSQDNTAFNGPFVVDGWTGNEQNFQLKKNDQYWDKDNVHLDTINWQVSKEMATNFNLFENGKVQYTKVGNPYVEQEQNNEALTVDPSGLVGYLQFNFTREPTNNVHLRKALASSFDKEAFVQNVLKDGSTPIDGWIPKEHDQDPETGEDFRAQNGSLSSYNVDKAKEEFEKAKADLGRDKISIELLTSDTDVSKSTSEFLQGEWQKNLPGIEVTIRNVPLKSRQSIAASKQYDIMLGTFIPSYVDPIAYLEYFESHSTLNTGFYNSEVFDGQLNQARTTLANQPKERWDTLLAAERTLVQDDQALAPIYQGAFANMIDPKLKGVINQTNGAQSYFRAARYGE, encoded by the coding sequence ATGAAGTTAGGTGTTAAAGGCTTAGGCTTATTATTTAGTGTTCTAGTGGCCTTAGCAGGATGTTCAGGTGGGAGCAGTAGTGCATCTTCCCAGAAAACGGAAATTACGGCGACTGCCGATGGGGAGCTAGCTTCCTTGGATAGTATTGCCTCTTCTGATATCCCTACCCAAAATGTCTTAGCCAATGTCACTGAAGGTCTTTACCGTCCTTCTATTGATGGCGGCAATGAACTAGGAATAGCAGCGGAAGAACCTGAGGTATCTGAGGATGGCTTAACTTACACCTTCAAGATTCGAGACAATGCTAATTGGTCGACTGGAGAACCAGTAACCGCCAATGACTTTGTCTTTTCTTATCGTAAAGCGGTCGATCCTAATGCAATCTCAGAAAATGTCAATAAGTTCTTTGTGATTAAGAATGCTCGGCCAATTTCAGATGGGGAGCTGCCAACCGACCAATTAGGGGTTAAGGCTATCGATGATAAGACCTTAGAGTTTACCTTAGAAGCGCCTACGCCATATTTCAAAGGCTTATTAGGAACCCCAGCTTACTTGCCTCAAAGTGAGAAGCTGGCTAAGGAAGTTGGCGATAACTATGGTTCCTCCCAAGATAACACCGCCTTCAATGGCCCCTTTGTGGTTGATGGTTGGACGGGGAACGAACAAAACTTCCAATTGAAGAAAAATGACCAATACTGGGACAAGGACAATGTCCACCTGGATACGATTAACTGGCAAGTGTCTAAAGAAATGGCGACCAACTTTAACCTTTTTGAAAACGGTAAGGTCCAATATACTAAAGTTGGAAACCCTTATGTGGAACAAGAGCAAAATAATGAAGCCTTAACCGTCGACCCATCTGGTCTAGTAGGCTACCTACAATTTAACTTTACCCGCGAACCGACAAACAATGTTCACTTACGTAAGGCCTTAGCTTCATCATTCGATAAAGAAGCCTTTGTTCAAAACGTGCTTAAAGACGGGTCAACCCCAATTGATGGCTGGATACCTAAAGAACATGACCAAGACCCAGAAACCGGCGAAGATTTCCGGGCCCAAAACGGTTCCTTATCCTCTTATAATGTCGATAAGGCCAAAGAAGAATTTGAAAAGGCTAAGGCTGACTTAGGACGAGATAAGATAAGTATTGAACTCTTAACCTCAGATACAGATGTCTCCAAATCAACCTCCGAATTCCTACAAGGGGAATGGCAAAAGAACCTGCCTGGCATTGAAGTCACCATCCGTAATGTGCCCCTCAAGAGTCGTCAAAGCATTGCCGCAAGCAAGCAATATGATATTATGCTAGGAACCTTTATTCCTTCCTATGTCGATCCAATTGCTTACCTGGAATACTTTGAATCTCATTCAACTTTGAATACTGGTTTCTATAATTCTGAAGTTTTTGATGGGCAATTAAACCAAGCCCGGACAACTTTAGCTAACCAACCCAAAGAACGTTGGGATACTTTGCTAGCTGCTGAGCGGACACTAGTTCAAGATGACCAAGCTTTGGCACCAATCTACCAAGGCGCTTTCGCTAATATGATTGATCCTAAGCTCAAAGGGGTTATTAACCAAACCAATGGGGCCCAATCCTATTTCCGTGCAGCAAGATATGGCGAGTAA
- a CDS encoding peptide ABC transporter substrate-binding protein, whose translation MKRWYKLISLLFIGVLVMAGCSSSGAGANNQAGQEIAVTSEGELASLDTIKSSDSPSLNVASNTIEGLYRPAPQDSDNLKELGMAAEEPEISEDGKTYTYKIREDAKWSTGEPVTAHDFVYTYRKAVTPPELSQNVNRFFPINKAKEISEGKESPENLGVKALDDKTLEFTLTSPTAYFEDLLGTPAFLPQSQKLAEEVGDDYGSSAEKTAFNGPFLVEGWTGTENSFDLVKNPDYWDAENVQLNRINWEVSKELQTNYNLFNSGDVQYTQTGNPYVEQLAGEPILQTSLNGKVGYLQFNFDKPILKNKHVRQALRSGFDKEAFTQAVLKDGSQSLDGWVPADHVSDPASGQDFRAMNGHLGAYDLDFAQSEWKLAKQELGLDQIELELLTSDTDTSKATSEFLQGEWQNNLPGLTVTIRNVPLKSRQQITNTGEYDMVYGTYHPSYVDPTAYLDYFHSQSALNNANFDSETYDSLLATAQNELGDQPEARFQKLLEAERYLMEDEAALGTIYQGAYAFLVDPKLTGVINQTNGVTNYFRAATYQTEN comes from the coding sequence ATGAAGCGTTGGTATAAGCTAATCAGCTTGCTATTCATTGGAGTCTTGGTGATGGCAGGCTGTAGTAGCAGCGGAGCTGGGGCCAATAACCAGGCTGGCCAGGAAATAGCCGTCACTTCAGAAGGTGAACTGGCATCGCTAGATACGATTAAGTCTTCCGATTCACCAAGCTTGAATGTGGCTTCTAACACTATTGAAGGCCTCTACCGTCCGGCTCCGCAAGATAGTGATAATCTTAAGGAACTAGGGATGGCTGCTGAGGAACCTGAAATTAGTGAAGACGGTAAGACCTATACCTATAAAATCCGTGAAGATGCTAAGTGGTCGACTGGTGAACCGGTGACCGCCCATGACTTTGTCTATACCTACCGTAAGGCGGTGACTCCACCAGAATTATCCCAAAATGTTAACCGTTTCTTCCCGATTAACAAGGCTAAAGAAATTTCAGAAGGGAAGGAAAGCCCAGAAAATTTAGGAGTTAAAGCGCTGGATGATAAGACCCTAGAATTTACCTTAACTTCTCCTACAGCTTACTTTGAAGACTTGTTAGGGACACCAGCTTTTCTTCCTCAAAGTCAAAAGCTGGCTGAAGAAGTCGGTGATGACTACGGTTCATCTGCAGAAAAGACGGCCTTTAACGGGCCATTCCTGGTTGAAGGTTGGACCGGTACGGAAAACAGTTTTGACTTAGTCAAGAATCCGGATTACTGGGACGCTGAAAATGTACAATTGAACCGCATCAACTGGGAAGTGTCTAAAGAATTACAAACCAACTATAATCTCTTCAATTCAGGTGACGTCCAATATACGCAAACCGGGAATCCTTATGTCGAACAATTAGCCGGAGAACCTATTCTCCAAACCAGCCTGAATGGTAAGGTCGGTTACTTACAATTTAACTTTGACAAACCAATCCTGAAAAACAAGCACGTCCGTCAAGCCTTACGGTCTGGTTTCGATAAGGAAGCCTTTACCCAGGCTGTCCTTAAAGATGGTTCTCAAAGCCTTGATGGCTGGGTACCGGCAGACCATGTTTCTGATCCAGCTAGTGGTCAAGACTTTCGGGCTATGAATGGTCACTTAGGGGCCTACGACTTAGACTTTGCCCAATCTGAATGGAAACTCGCCAAGCAGGAACTTGGTCTTGACCAGATTGAATTAGAGTTATTGACCTCAGATACGGATACTTCTAAAGCCACGTCGGAATTCTTACAAGGGGAATGGCAAAATAATCTGCCAGGCTTGACCGTAACGATCCGTAACGTTCCTTTGAAGAGTCGCCAACAAATTACTAACACTGGTGAATATGACATGGTATATGGGACCTACCATCCAAGTTATGTAGATCCCACTGCTTACCTGGATTACTTCCACAGCCAAAGTGCCTTAAACAATGCTAATTTTGATTCAGAAACTTATGACTCACTCTTAGCGACAGCGCAAAATGAGTTGGGTGACCAACCCGAAGCTCGCTTCCAAAAGCTTCTAGAAGCAGAACGTTACCTAATGGAAGATGAAGCAGCATTGGGGACCATTTACCAAGGGGCCTATGCCTTCTTAGTGGATCCAAAACTCACTGGCGTTATAAACCAAACTAACGGTGTCACCAATTACTTTAGGGCGGCAACTTATCAAACAGAAAACTAA
- a CDS encoding M13 family metallopeptidase: MTVDMSQAKEDLYMAVNGEWIDQAEIPEDKSSTGGFMALRDGIEELSMADIEKMASGEIKLDNPEMEEMIALYQLAMDFDRLDQEGANPIQADLENVDALTDFSQIQAFSKQWLLAGHDFVFNLGNEADMKNTVNYALYLSRPNTILPDKGYYEEDNGTGKQLLEIWRRSTVDLLKAMGFSDELSQRHTDQAIAFDALFVPYVKSQEELADYTKSYNPKGIDEVEGYSSHYSLKTIIKELIGQEPETVIVTEPRYFEALDEFFSPDHFDELKSWMIVNVARDGAQAMSEDLRQIASQYSLALSGNPKTMSREKHAFYLTVNTFDQVFGCYYGKKYFGPEARADVTAMIEEMIAVYKDRLKHNTWLSQQTIKKAIVKLDAITIMAGYPDSYPEIYQRFKVDSDLPLYQNLKAFTAERVKDNLAKWGQEVDHSRWHMSAETVNAYYDPSANNICFPAGILQAPFYDLKQSRSENYGGIGGVIAHEISHAFDNNGAQFDEQGNLNNWWLDEDYEVFTQKAQAMIDQFDGLPLGDGEVNGTLTVSENIADAGGLQAAYQAMTHEEDYDPIAFFNNWARIWCMKARPQYQNLLLSIDVHAPNYWRANQQVKNLDAFHVAYQTSSENKMYLDPKDRVVIW, encoded by the coding sequence ATGACAGTAGATATGTCCCAAGCAAAAGAAGACCTCTATATGGCCGTGAACGGCGAGTGGATTGACCAAGCCGAGATTCCGGAAGACAAGTCCTCAACAGGTGGTTTCATGGCCTTACGGGATGGGATTGAAGAATTATCCATGGCCGACATTGAGAAAATGGCTAGTGGAGAAATCAAGCTAGATAATCCGGAAATGGAAGAAATGATTGCTCTCTATCAATTGGCCATGGACTTTGATCGTTTGGACCAAGAGGGAGCGAATCCTATCCAAGCTGACCTAGAAAACGTGGACGCATTGACTGACTTTAGTCAAATTCAAGCCTTTTCTAAGCAATGGTTACTGGCTGGCCATGATTTCGTCTTCAACCTGGGTAACGAAGCCGACATGAAAAATACCGTAAATTATGCCCTCTATTTAAGTCGTCCCAACACTATCTTGCCTGACAAGGGCTACTACGAAGAAGATAATGGAACGGGTAAGCAATTATTAGAAATTTGGCGTCGGTCTACCGTTGACCTCTTAAAGGCTATGGGCTTTAGTGATGAATTGAGTCAACGGCATACGGACCAAGCTATCGCCTTTGATGCGCTTTTTGTTCCTTATGTGAAGTCTCAGGAAGAATTGGCGGACTATACCAAGTCCTATAATCCTAAGGGCATTGATGAAGTTGAAGGTTACTCATCTCACTATTCTCTTAAGACAATTATTAAGGAATTAATCGGTCAAGAACCAGAAACCGTCATTGTAACGGAACCGCGCTATTTTGAAGCCTTAGATGAATTTTTTAGTCCCGACCATTTTGATGAATTGAAATCTTGGATGATTGTTAATGTGGCTCGTGATGGGGCTCAGGCCATGTCAGAAGACCTGCGTCAAATTGCTAGCCAATATAGCCTGGCTTTATCCGGTAACCCTAAGACTATGAGCCGAGAAAAACATGCCTTCTACCTTACCGTAAATACTTTTGACCAAGTCTTTGGCTGCTATTATGGTAAGAAGTATTTTGGCCCAGAAGCCCGGGCCGACGTGACTGCCATGATCGAAGAAATGATTGCAGTTTATAAGGACCGGCTCAAGCACAATACCTGGCTTTCCCAACAAACTATTAAGAAGGCCATCGTTAAACTGGATGCCATCACGATTATGGCCGGTTATCCGGATAGCTACCCAGAAATTTATCAGCGCTTCAAGGTAGATAGCGATTTACCACTCTACCAAAACCTCAAAGCCTTTACCGCTGAACGGGTTAAGGACAATCTGGCTAAGTGGGGTCAAGAAGTTGACCATAGCCGCTGGCATATGTCTGCAGAGACAGTTAACGCTTACTATGATCCTTCAGCCAACAACATTTGCTTCCCAGCTGGTATCTTGCAAGCGCCTTTCTATGACTTGAAGCAAAGCCGCAGTGAAAACTACGGTGGAATTGGTGGGGTAATTGCCCACGAAATTTCCCATGCTTTTGATAACAATGGCGCTCAATTTGATGAGCAGGGGAATTTAAATAATTGGTGGTTGGATGAAGACTATGAAGTCTTTACCCAAAAAGCCCAAGCTATGATTGACCAGTTCGATGGTTTGCCTTTAGGAGATGGTGAGGTCAATGGGACCTTAACGGTGTCAGAAAATATTGCTGATGCTGGTGGTTTGCAGGCGGCTTACCAAGCCATGACTCATGAGGAGGACTACGATCCCATTGCCTTCTTCAATAATTGGGCTCGGATCTGGTGTATGAAGGCCCGCCCTCAATACCAAAACCTACTATTATCCATTGACGTTCATGCCCCTAATTACTGGCGGGCCAACCAACAAGTCAAGAACTTGGATGCCTTCCATGTCGCCTACCAAACCTCTTCAGAAAATAAAATGTACCTAGACCCAAAAGACCGCGTCGTCATCTGGTAA
- a CDS encoding gamma-glutamyl-gamma-aminobutyrate hydrolase family protein: MRIDKVIGITGNDTLNDREWDEFSRDYTPHGYVDGVSRSGNLPIIIPIHSDLRRAEDYIQRIDGLIFTGGQDVHPLMYGEDPAPRLNDIYPKRDYWERALFEAALKYQVPILAVCRGFQLINILLGGTVYQDLSYYPVKDRPAIQHVQKHSRMIYPHHSVTIKEGSEMYRLLGNKDKAQVNSYHHQAIRDLAPKLEATAWAADGVIESYQFGDDNEKHPLLGVQWHPEIMIQNNEEMMPIFEWFSYF; this comes from the coding sequence ATGCGCATTGATAAAGTGATCGGAATCACGGGAAATGATACTCTCAATGACCGGGAATGGGATGAATTTTCCCGGGACTATACCCCCCACGGTTACGTCGACGGGGTCAGTCGGTCAGGGAACCTTCCCATCATCATTCCTATCCATAGCGACCTAAGACGCGCTGAAGACTATATCCAACGAATTGACGGCTTGATATTTACCGGAGGCCAGGATGTTCACCCCTTGATGTATGGTGAAGACCCTGCTCCCCGCTTAAATGATATCTACCCGAAAAGAGATTACTGGGAAAGAGCTCTCTTTGAAGCTGCTCTTAAGTACCAAGTCCCCATCCTTGCCGTTTGTCGGGGTTTCCAACTGATTAACATTTTACTGGGAGGGACGGTTTACCAAGACCTTTCCTACTATCCCGTTAAGGATCGCCCGGCCATCCAGCACGTGCAAAAACATAGTCGGATGATTTACCCCCACCACTCAGTCACCATTAAGGAAGGTAGTGAAATGTACCGACTCCTAGGTAACAAAGACAAAGCTCAAGTGAATTCTTACCACCACCAAGCCATCCGTGACCTCGCCCCTAAGTTAGAAGCTACTGCCTGGGCCGCTGATGGAGTCATTGAATCCTACCAATTTGGTGATGACAATGAAAAACACCCCCTCTTAGGCGTTCAATGGCATCCAGAAATAATGATCCAAAATAACGAAGAAATGATGCCCATCTTTGAATGGTTCTCATACTTCTAA
- a CDS encoding LURP-one-related/scramblase family protein, with amino-acid sequence MRRLYIKQRIFKITDHYNIKDDQGQVCYRVDEDFKFFGHKVKVSDPQGQPLFEISRKLFKIFSEYQIKFVDGSQVTIKDRLSFFRRKVKISSPDYNLDLKGNFLDNNFALTLDGEKIGSINHKIFAIRDTFVLDVYNEDYEAVMVGLAIALDNMMDNEEAAD; translated from the coding sequence ATGCGCCGTTTATATATTAAACAGAGAATTTTTAAAATCACGGACCACTATAATATCAAAGACGACCAGGGCCAGGTCTGTTACCGGGTAGACGAAGACTTTAAGTTTTTTGGCCATAAAGTCAAAGTGTCTGATCCACAGGGGCAGCCGCTTTTTGAGATTAGTCGGAAACTTTTCAAAATTTTTTCAGAATATCAGATTAAATTTGTTGATGGCAGTCAAGTGACCATTAAAGACCGGTTGAGTTTCTTTAGAAGAAAGGTTAAAATTTCTAGTCCTGACTATAATTTGGACTTGAAGGGAAATTTCCTAGATAACAATTTTGCGCTTACCCTTGATGGTGAGAAAATTGGTTCAATTAACCATAAGATTTTTGCTATCCGGGATACCTTTGTCCTTGATGTCTATAATGAAGATTATGAAGCGGTGATGGTGGGACTAGCCATTGCCCTAGATAATATGATGGATAACGAAGAAGCTGCTGATTAA
- a CDS encoding glycine cleavage system protein H, whose translation MEKVYTDNGLWLTQTADKQVIIGLSKAGQEEFGDISFINYLVDQDLVAGEAFVSIEAEKAVTDILAPLSGKVVGKNEKAEGTPTDLNSDKDNLNWLVAVEPSSAFDPTAFKSEETK comes from the coding sequence ATGGAGAAAGTATACACTGATAATGGTTTATGGTTAACGCAAACAGCGGATAAGCAAGTGATCATTGGCCTGTCTAAGGCTGGTCAAGAAGAATTTGGGGACATTTCCTTTATTAATTATTTAGTCGACCAAGATTTGGTGGCTGGGGAAGCCTTCGTTTCCATTGAAGCGGAAAAGGCAGTAACCGATATCTTAGCGCCTTTGTCTGGTAAGGTAGTCGGCAAAAATGAAAAAGCTGAAGGCACTCCCACTGATCTCAATTCAGATAAGGATAATTTAAACTGGTTAGTAGCTGTAGAACCCAGTTCGGCCTTTGATCCGACTGCCTTTAAGTCAGAAGAGACCAAGTAA
- a CDS encoding Spx/MgsR family RNA polymerase-binding regulatory protein yields the protein MISLYGLKQCSTSRRVEKAFTEAGVDYQFYDIREQVPSKEDIKRALGSSDRPKQVFNTSGSAYREKNLKDKIDDLSQEEIVNLLASDGMLIKRPLVTDKEVASTGAKEDTVAYWIEKEGK from the coding sequence TTGATCAGTTTATATGGCCTTAAGCAATGTTCTACCTCGCGGCGAGTGGAAAAAGCCTTTACTGAGGCAGGGGTTGACTATCAGTTCTATGATATTCGCGAACAAGTGCCGAGTAAAGAAGACATTAAACGGGCACTAGGAAGTAGCGACCGGCCCAAGCAAGTCTTTAACACGTCGGGCTCGGCTTACCGGGAAAAGAACCTAAAGGATAAAATTGACGATTTATCTCAAGAAGAAATCGTTAACTTATTAGCGAGTGATGGGATGTTAATTAAACGTCCCTTAGTGACCGACAAGGAAGTAGCAAGTACAGGTGCCAAAGAAGACACTGTGGCATATTGGATAGAAAAAGAAGGGAAGTAA
- a CDS encoding FtsW/RodA/SpoVE family cell cycle protein, whose protein sequence is MARSRSQRLKKVSQAKSINPTIIALLLALMAMSVAVIFSTTYLQFGGGALKPTLMQIFWYVVSFIAIAFVMQIDKKTFYRFVPVLYGFGIFLLILVLFFYDRQQYTLFGAKSWFTIGTLSFQPSEIMKFFYILMMSRLVSEYNQRTEALNYDALPVSKQLKWDFKFIGRMILWTAVPVVLILLQNDFGTTLVFMMIFSGMIFASGVNWRIILTIALIIGTIFAGLLFLVIYNRDLLYHLGFQDYQFARIDSWLAPFENTRRESYQLSQSIKAIGSGQWLGKGFGNFEVYVPVRESDMIFSTIGENFGFIGSSLLILLYFLLILTMIAIAYESYDSFYIAGTAGIVSMILFHIVENIGMSIGLLPLTGIPLPFISQGGSALLTNMLCMGFVLSIQYNENRSEAEIKQHWLNRLLRKLSGGDRFDQFIWP, encoded by the coding sequence ATGGCACGTTCAAGAAGCCAACGTTTAAAAAAAGTTAGCCAAGCAAAATCCATTAATCCAACTATTATCGCGCTTTTATTAGCCTTGATGGCCATGAGTGTCGCGGTGATTTTCTCCACTACGTATTTACAATTTGGGGGTGGGGCGTTAAAGCCAACGCTGATGCAAATCTTTTGGTATGTGGTTAGTTTTATCGCCATTGCCTTTGTCATGCAGATTGACAAGAAGACCTTCTACCGATTTGTTCCTGTCTTGTACGGTTTTGGGATCTTTCTTTTGATCTTGGTCCTGTTTTTCTATGACCGTCAACAATATACCTTGTTCGGGGCTAAATCTTGGTTCACCATCGGGACCTTGTCCTTCCAACCGTCGGAAATTATGAAGTTTTTTTACATCTTAATGATGTCGCGCTTGGTCAGCGAATATAATCAAAGAACGGAAGCTTTGAATTATGATGCTTTACCGGTTTCTAAACAGTTAAAATGGGACTTTAAATTTATCGGACGCATGATTTTATGGACCGCAGTACCGGTGGTTTTGATCCTCTTACAGAATGACTTTGGGACAACCCTGGTATTTATGATGATCTTTTCGGGGATGATTTTTGCTTCGGGGGTTAACTGGCGGATTATTCTAACCATTGCTTTGATCATTGGCACCATCTTCGCCGGCTTACTCTTTTTGGTCATTTATAACCGGGACTTACTCTATCACTTAGGTTTTCAAGATTATCAATTTGCCCGGATTGATTCCTGGTTAGCTCCCTTTGAAAATACGCGGCGGGAGTCCTACCAACTGAGCCAAAGTATCAAAGCAATTGGTTCCGGCCAGTGGCTGGGTAAGGGTTTTGGTAATTTTGAGGTTTATGTTCCCGTGAGGGAGTCCGACATGATTTTTTCCACGATTGGTGAAAACTTTGGCTTTATTGGTAGCAGTCTCTTGATCCTGCTTTATTTCTTATTGATCTTAACCATGATTGCCATTGCCTACGAATCCTACGATTCCTTCTATATTGCAGGAACCGCTGGGATCGTTTCTATGATTCTTTTCCATATTGTCGAAAATATTGGCATGTCGATTGGTCTCTTGCCCCTGACAGGGATTCCATTGCCTTTTATTTCGCAAGGGGGCTCGGCCTTATTGACCAATATGCTCTGTATGGGCTTTGTCTTGTCCATCCAGTATAATGAAAACCGTAGTGAAGCAGAAATCAAACAACACTGGCTCAATCGCCTATTGCGCAAGTTAAGTGGAGGTGACCGTTTTGATCAGTTTATATGGCCTTAA
- a CDS encoding YihY/virulence factor BrkB family protein, which yields MKKIKEVLVPIASQSVQDASIGSSAAELAYYALLAIFPMLLLVANIIPLLPFDSAQAVEWITAILPNEIEPLLIPTLESYLDSTSAGSLSINTILVIWSSSAGFSALQRVLNRVYGNPDHKNAVITRIASFLIAFLLVLSVGVFSLFFVFGETLLQIINNFVPLPLDFVELLLGLKWPVLLVSVFILMLFIYIVVPNQPMTLKYALPGSVTAAIVVLLISSLFGVYVQFAGGSSVQNGTIGVFIALMLYLYLNGMALIVGGLVNTIYYRYKHADTYLDQRIKYKVSLSPNFPHLNDKEIAYSPLKRASKAIQAEALEKNN from the coding sequence GTGAAGAAAATCAAAGAAGTCTTAGTGCCGATCGCCAGTCAGAGCGTCCAGGATGCTAGTATAGGTAGTTCAGCAGCCGAACTGGCCTATTATGCTTTGTTGGCAATTTTTCCCATGCTACTCTTAGTGGCCAATATTATTCCCTTACTCCCTTTTGATTCAGCACAGGCGGTGGAGTGGATTACTGCCATTCTCCCTAATGAAATTGAACCTTTGCTGATTCCTACTTTGGAATCCTATTTAGATTCCACCAGTGCCGGGAGTCTTTCAATTAATACCATCTTAGTAATCTGGTCATCCTCGGCCGGTTTCTCCGCCTTACAGCGGGTCTTAAACCGAGTATACGGCAATCCTGACCACAAGAATGCGGTAATTACTCGGATCGCTTCTTTCTTGATTGCCTTTCTCTTAGTCCTGAGTGTAGGCGTCTTCTCGCTCTTTTTTGTCTTTGGGGAGACCTTACTCCAGATCATTAACAATTTTGTCCCCTTACCGTTAGATTTTGTGGAATTACTACTGGGATTAAAGTGGCCAGTGCTCTTAGTTTCAGTTTTTATCTTAATGTTGTTTATTTATATCGTGGTTCCTAACCAACCCATGACCTTGAAATACGCCTTGCCTGGATCGGTGACTGCAGCCATTGTTGTTCTCTTGATTTCCAGCTTGTTTGGTGTCTATGTCCAGTTTGCCGGAGGTTCTTCGGTTCAAAATGGGACTATTGGAGTCTTCATTGCCTTAATGCTTTATCTATATTTAAATGGGATGGCGCTCATTGTTGGAGGCTTAGTCAATACCATTTATTACCGTTATAAACATGCAGATACCTATCTTGATCAACGCATTAAGTATAAGGTCAGTTTATCCCCGAATTTTCCTCACTTAAATGATAAGGAAATTGCCTATAGTCCCTTAAAACGGGCCTCCAAGGCGATCCAAGCGGAAGCTTTAGAGAAGAATAACTAA
- a CDS encoding ribokinase, whose protein sequence is MSKVIVVGSINIDMTMVTDRLPRIGETILGDTVNYFMGGKGANQAVAAARLASDVRMVGSVGDDSFGDKALKHLKKEGVVTDHIKVEKNIFTGMAAIFSVQADNSIVVLPGANGLVEVGEDFADLVEEDDIVLAQLEVPLATVKQAFSIAREKGAKTILNPAPFDQGINEFVDLADIVTPNETEFAGMLGRDIDDSEIEAAMLEWSQAHEALLIVTRGSQGISYVKEGQVLSIPTIEADVKDTTGAGDTMNGAFAALMAQGTPLEEALRLSSVAATLSTTKVGAQTAMPYPKDLESYSEA, encoded by the coding sequence ATGAGTAAAGTAATTGTTGTTGGTAGCATTAATATTGATATGACCATGGTCACTGACCGCTTGCCCCGGATCGGAGAAACCATTTTAGGTGACACGGTGAATTACTTTATGGGTGGTAAGGGAGCTAACCAAGCCGTTGCTGCTGCCCGCTTAGCTAGCGATGTACGGATGGTTGGCAGTGTCGGCGACGATTCCTTTGGTGACAAGGCCCTTAAGCATCTCAAGAAGGAAGGGGTAGTTACTGACCATATCAAGGTGGAAAAGAATATTTTCACTGGAATGGCGGCTATTTTTTCCGTTCAAGCAGATAATTCTATTGTGGTTTTGCCGGGAGCTAATGGTCTAGTTGAAGTCGGTGAAGACTTTGCTGATTTGGTTGAGGAAGATGACATTGTCCTCGCTCAATTAGAAGTTCCCTTAGCCACCGTTAAGCAGGCTTTCTCAATCGCACGAGAAAAAGGGGCCAAGACCATCTTAAACCCAGCTCCCTTTGACCAAGGCATTAATGAATTTGTCGATCTGGCAGATATTGTCACTCCTAATGAAACTGAATTTGCCGGCATGTTAGGTCGAGACATCGACGATTCGGAAATCGAAGCAGCCATGTTAGAGTGGAGCCAAGCCCATGAGGCCTTATTGATTGTTACCCGGGGTTCCCAAGGAATTTCCTATGTTAAAGAGGGGCAAGTGCTTTCGATTCCAACGATTGAAGCAGATGTCAAAGATACGACTGGGGCAGGGGACACCATGAATGGGGCCTTCGCTGCTTTAATGGCTCAAGGTACTCCTCTGGAAGAGGCCCTCCGCCTGTCTTCGGTTGCCGCCACCCTATCAACCACCAAGGTAGGTGCCCAAACCGCCATGCCTTATCCTAAAGACCTTGAATCATACTCTGAGGCTTAA